The Aedes albopictus strain Foshan chromosome 2, AalbF5, whole genome shotgun sequence region tttgtgaaggattttttttgaacagTCTTCTCTACTTgaaaaaattgataaaataaGACACCTTTTTTTCATTTGCAGGCTTTCTAGAGGAACTCAACTCCGTTCGGTTGGCTTCGGTGGCCGAGGTGCCACCATCGCACAATACCAACCCACCGGTTTTGATTCACTGCAACGAAGGTGGCGGCCGGACGGGCGTAACCCTGGTAGCTGACCTACTGATGTACACCCTGGATCACAATCAGGTAGGTTTTGCGTTTTTTGTCCACCGTATTAAATGCTCGATATATTAACACGTAATTTCCAGGATCTGGACATCCCACGGCTGATCGGCCAGATACGCCAACAGCGGGACAACATCATACCATCGCTAGCACAATACAAATTCATTCACGCCCTGTTGATTCACTATCTGAAACAGACGCGGCTCATTTAAACAGGCGCGGAAGGTACGAACTGGCCTCCTCCGTATCCGTAAGCAAGTATCGTTATTTATTTCACTTCACCTTTCCCCCGCAAACCCAAGTATTTCTACTGTTTAGTATATTTccgattattattttttcttttgaTAGAGTAGTTATTTTATGTTTTATTCTATCGTCTGGTATTATTGCAAAGTAAAAAGTATTTTTCTAGCCaatacgttattttatcaaacgaCTTTGGATCGAGCAAAGACCTGTAAAAAACGACACAGATTGAGCTTGTGCCTTAACATTTTACCCCGGTTTAGGGGATTGTAAAATCCGAGAAAAAGCTGAACATGTGGCGATCATACACTTTTGTACATAGGACGTTGACGATAGTTATGCCATTTTTTTACACAAATGTGAAAGAACGAGAAAAGTGTTACAGTTACAACAAAAGAGTATTTTAATGAATAATTACATTTTTACTGTAAAACAAATCTAGTACtaacaaattttaagtgatttagtTTCAAAAATACATTTATATGTAAGCGAAAACAAACTTATGAAAAGAAGAACACAAAGATGGCTCAATTTATATCGAAACGAAGCAAACGTCCAATAAAGCTTCCTAGTTGGAAGAGTCTACCGATACCAGCGAGATATGTGTTAGCGTATGATCCGAAACTCCGTATGATCCATGGATCCGCCAGATTATTGCACTAGCAAAATATTGGAACACAACCTAATTGTTCGGCCAGAATCTTGAAGTCTGACCAAAAGTGTCAGAGAAGGCTCAGAACTGGAATTTCAATGATATTGAACAATAGGAAGAAAATCACGGCGTTTGCACGATTATGAAATAAGTACAACACATCTGGTTTACAAATTGTGTATAATTTGCACTTCGTTTTGTTTGCATTCATAATATGACTGGGAGACGAAGAAAACTATAAAAGATCACCAATCAATGCAAACCCATTAGCAGTTTTCGATCATACCCAAGGAAGTTATAAAGATGAAAGCGTTATTCGCTTTGATTTCCGCGGTGGTGCTCCTCGTGATCTGTACCACCATGGTTGTAGCATTCCCAGTTGCCCAAAACGAGGGTGGAGTTGCAGATATTTCAAAAATGACCGTGAACGTTGGCGATTTGGCTGATCCTAATAAGATGAGAGAAGCCGTCGAAGACATCCTTAAGAAGATTAAAGACGGCGTTTCCAAGGGAGTGGAAGCGGTCAGTACTGGCTGATAAAATATGTGAATATATAATTTTAATCCTGTTTTTCAGTTGCCGAAGGTGCCCAGCTAGGAATTAGCTTTGGAAACAATAAATATGAATGCACAACACATTCGTGCGAATTAACATAATTAGCTCACAATTGTTCTGTTAGCTTGGTGTTGTAAAAATAAAGTTAAACTTAACAGAATGGGCAGTCAAGAAATGTTTTATTTCTTTCCTACTTTTCAAAAATCATCTTCCCGTGATAACAGCATTAATCCAGGTAttatagacgggcttggtggtctgggggctaccgcttctgattcagcaGAAGATCCTACtgtgttcaatccctggctcgtccctttcctcctacggATGTTCACAGCCTTCGTTacaaccagaaacggattgaaaaagccgTTCCTCCTTCCTTTcaaccaggcttgataatcctcctcgaaatcaaaagagttttgcaacatgctctagagcggtgttttgcttttgcctcgtcgcgagggagcgaacgaaccccaaacagagagtcaataaaaactgagcgaggaagaggggaacgaaaaaagagccgatgattattttgggtttttgagtgcgattttcgcctcgagagtctatcTTAGTacgggagtggaactcgcgagagctttttgagtgtgagtggacgtgagaaacgcaacaagcaattatgagtgttggatgaACTCCTCGCtgtgcggcaagctcgcgctcggggctgttgaggatttgcgttttgatttctgagttttattttcactcctcagaaaatcgccaaaatcgcttcctcattttctcgcgagggagtttctgtcaagcctgctttCAACTTCCACAGGACAGTGTCAAGTCAATCTATATTCAGCTACAATCTATAATTCAGCAGTTTTGCAAAGTtaagtggttcccaacctacggtcatgggGCAAGCTAATTTCTCAAGAATCGATGGTGTGAGGATGAAGTGAGAAGGTTTTCCGGATTCTACACCTCAGAAAGCACTCATTACAATGTACACTATAGTTGTGTTGCAATGATCAGTGGTTTTCAATCTGGGGTCACGGagctcaagaatttctcaagaactgaCAGTGCTAGGAAGTCCAAATGTTTTTCGGGTTGATcttctcaaggatcagtatctctgatatagatatcagtggtttccaatccatGATCACGGGCCATGTGCTCCAGCTCCAGAACCGTAAGTGTGACGACGAAATGGAGATGTTTTTC contains the following coding sequences:
- the LOC109423902 gene encoding uncharacterized protein LOC109423902; translated protein: MKALFALISAVVLLVICTTMVVAFPVAQNEGGVADISKMTVNVGDLADPNKMREAVEDILKKIKDGVSKGVEALPKVPS